From one Lolium rigidum isolate FL_2022 chromosome 4, APGP_CSIRO_Lrig_0.1, whole genome shotgun sequence genomic stretch:
- the LOC124708761 gene encoding pentatricopeptide repeat-containing protein At5g65560-like produces the protein MTATLVDRYRRLLREGLKPNLLIYNTVVNALCKDGNVTDALSVVSESGMKPDAFTYMSMIIGHCKNNDLGSAIEVFTRMGQEGCEPNAATYSNLINGLCDSGRVDEALDLMGEMARRAVPPTANDFTAPIAALCDKGRTGDAWRLFVDMKRKGCRPTVYTYTSLISGQRAPRVAIGLFHRMARDGVLPDTVTYSALVNVLVEDSKMDSALVVCNAMQRHGCLPNTITYNKMIKGYCKIGDTDRAMAMLISLLKGTPTATLVTYNTIIKGYCDSGNISAALKILELMEANGCEPDEWSYNELIAGFCNVGEMESASRLFIEMVGHGLRPDEVTYNTLISGYCTDEKLDCAAEMLEHMKESGCRPTVRTYNALIHALTKQNNFSAAERLCEVMLEEKISPNVVTYNTMIDGLCRNGATSLALEMLNRMVENSCLPDLRTYSSLIQALGQEGKVEEAEKLFSDLLRQGHTLDEVAYIKMIEVYIISGKVDRAFDLLGKMINAGCQPTLWTYDVLIKGLKNEYLMGDQKLVSLHDSVSNCSFDDQAIKEYAISVLSSKLADVDLGLSRQLNDAFLSGLSRSGRWYEAYKLYRSTVGQGLCPNQEAYNYFIISILRARKVDLAMSVFRHMSAQHRELDLVGYKALICALCQFNRRKEARFIFEHMLSRPFDPDNIVWTVLIDGLLGAGYKDLCMEYLHIMENNHREPSFRSYNILAREALKKQPSLGSVGLDAQQ, from the coding sequence ATGACGGCCACCCTCGTCGACAGGTACCGCCGCCTTCTCCGAGAAGGCCTCAAGCCCAATTTGCTCATCTACAACACCGTCGTCAACGCGCTGTGCAAGGATGGGAATGTCACGGATGCGCTATCGGTCGTGTCCGAGTCCGGGATGAAGCCTGATGCGTTCACCTACATGTCGATGATCATCGGGCATTGCAAGAACAACGACCTGGGTTCGGCAATTGAGGTTTTCACTCGAATGGGTCAAGAGGGGTGCGAGCCGAACGCCGCGACATACTCGAACCTCATCAACGGGCTCTGCGACAGCGGGAGGGTGGATGAGGCGTTGGATCTGATGGGCGAGATGGCGCGGCGTGCCGTTCCGCCCACAGCGAACGATTTCACTGCCCCTATCGCTGCATTGTGTGACAAGGGGCGCACTGGAGATGCCTGGAGGCTGTTTGTCGATATGAAAAGGAAGGGATGCAGGCCAACCGTGTACACATACACGTCGCTCATAAGTGGGCAGCGTGCGCCGAGGGTGGCCATTGGGCTGTTCCACAGGATGGCAAGAGATGGCGTGCTCCCTGATACGGTGACATATAGTGCCCTCGTAAATGTTCTGGTGGAGGATAGCAAAATGGATTCTGCACTTGTCGTCTGCAATGCGATGCAGAGACATGGATGTTTGCCCAACACCATCACGTACAATAAAATGATCAAAGGCTACTGCAAAATCGGTGATACCGACAGGGCAATGGCGATGCTGATCAGTCTGTTGAAGGGCACACCTACAGCTACACTCGTGACATACAacaccatcatcaaaggatactgTGACTCGGGGAATATTAGTGCTGCTCTTAAGATTCTAGAGCTTATGGAGGCTAATGGGTGTGAACCTGATGAGTGGTCTTATAATGAACTGATCGCTGGTTTCTGCAATGTAGGCGAAATGGAATCGGCTTCTAGGTTGTTCATTGAAATGGTGGGTCATGGGCTACGCCCAGATGAAGTTACCTACAATACACTCATAAGCGGATACTGCACGGACGAGAAACTGGACTGTGCAGCAGAAATGCTGGAGCACATGAAGGAAAGTGGCTGCAGACCAACCGTTCGAACTTATAATGCCCTAATCCATGCTCTAACCAAGCAGAATAATTTTTCTGCTGCGGAGAGACTGTGTGAAGTGATGCTTGAAGAAAAGATATCTCCGAAtgtagtcacttacaatactatgatTGATGGGTTGTGCAGAAATGGTGCCACATCTTTGGCCCTTGAAATGCTCAACAGGATGGTTGAAAACAGTTGCCTACCTGATCTGCGTACTTACAGTTCTCTTATCCAAGCTCTGGGCCAAGAAGGCAAGGTAGAGGAAGCTGAGAAACTGTTTTCAGATTTACTGAGGCAAGGGCATACTCTCGATGAAGTTGCTTATATCAAGATGATTGAAGTTTATATAATTTCAGGCAAAGTTGATCGTGCCTTTGATCTCTTAGGCAAAATGATAAATGCTGGATGCCAACCAACCTTGTGGACATATGATGTTTTGATTAAAGGCTTGAAAAATGAGTACCTGATGGGTGACCAGAAACTTGTGTCCTTGCATGATTCGGTCTCAAACTGTAGTTTTGATGACCAAGCCATTAAAGAATATGCCATTTCAGTTTTATCTTCTAAGTTAGCAGACGTAGATCTTGGGCTATCTCGACAGTTGAATGATGCGTTTTTGTCTGGATTAAGCAGAAGTGGGAGATGGTATGAGGCATATAAGCTGTACAGAAGCACGGTTGGTCAGGGTTTATGTCCAAACCAGGAGGCATATAATTATTTCATTATTTCAATATTAAGAGCCCGGAAAGTTGACCTGGCTATGAGCGTATTCAGACATATGTCTGCTCAACATCGTGAACTAGATCTTGTTGGTTATAAAGCACTAATATGCGCTTTATGCCAATTTAACAGAAGGAAAGAAGCCCGATTTATTTTTGAACACATGCTGTCGAGGCCTTTCGATCCTGATAATATTGTATGGACTGTCCTCATCGATGGACTGCTTGGGGCCGGATACAAAGACTTGTGCATGGAATATCTGCACATCATGGAAAATAATCATCGTGAGCCTAGTTTCCGTTCATACAACATTTTAGCAAGAGAAGCCTTAAAAAAGCAGCCATCACTAGGATCAGTTGGACTTGATGCACAGCAGTAA